The segment AGCCTTTGGGAGTCCGAAAAATAATCATCGGAAAGCGAGGGCGTTGAGCGACATCGCTGCTGCGAGCTTGTTGCTGAATGGCTTTAATTTCGTTCACACAATGCTCTAAGGTCGCAGCCATTGCCTGATGCATGGTTTCGGGATCACTTCCCTCCACAAAGTAAGGCTTATAGCCGTAGCCACTGAACAAATCTTCGAGTTCTTCGTGACTGACACGCGACAGAATTGTGGGATTGTTAATCTTGTAGCCATTCAAGTGCAGAATTGGCAAGACCGCGCCATCGCGTGCCGGATTGATAAACTTGTTCGAGTGCCAAGCAGTCGCGAGCGGGCCTGTTTCCGATTCACCATCGCCGACGACAACTACACTGATCAAGTCTGGATTGTCAAAGACAGTTCCATAGGCGTGAGAGACACTGTACCCTAGCTCACCCCCCTCGTGAATTGATCCGGGGGTTTCAGGCGTACAATGGCTGCCGATGCCGCCCGGAAAAGAGAACTGTTTGAAGAAGCGCAGCAGTCCTTCGGTATCTTCGCTTTTATCTGAGAAGACTTCCGAATAGGTTCCTTCTAGATAGATGGGAGCTAGCACACCGGGCGCACCATGCCCGGGACCTGCCAAGAAAATCATATCGAGATCAAACTTCTTGATCAGGCGATTGCAATGAGTATAGATAAAGCTTAGACCTGGACTCGATCCCCAGTGACCGAGCAGACGGTTTTTGATATGTTCAGGCTTGAGGGGTTCTTGCAGAAGCGGATTGTCACGCAAGTAAATCATGCCGACTGCAAGATAGTTGCAGGCTTGCCAAAACGCATGAATTTTGCGAGCTTCTTCGGTGCTGAGCGGCGATCCTTGAACGGTCGATCGTGCTTCACCATACGGACTAATCGACCGTTCTGCTGCGGGAGTGGTTACCATCGCTTTCTACTCCTTAAATTACTCTGTGAGAGACATCTGACCTTGGAAGCCAGTAATAATGCGATCGCCATTTTTGAGGACGTGAATTTCAATTTGATCGCTCGCCCAAGTTAAGCGATCATGCAATTCCGGATTAAAGACATGCACTCTCTGATTGCTTGAAGACACAAGAGAGTCAGGACTGTGAATCGCTAATGATTCAACATAAGCACCATCAATCATTAAATCGAGTTCTGCAAGCAGATCTTGAGCGCCTGCTGGAGCAAACTCGGATCGCAATTGCTCTAAGGTGAATCCAGTAAACGACATCACATTCAATCCAGCAGCTTTCACTTGGCGCGCCAGACTTGCAAGCGCAGGAGCTTGCCAGAACGGTTCTCCACCGGAAAAAGTCACACCTTGATTGCGATCGTTGCTCAAAATCTTCTCGACTAGACTCTCAATCGTGACCAGTTGATTGGCTTCAAACGACCAAGAAGCTGGATTAAAGCATCCTGGACATTCGCGTAAGCATCCTTGCACCCAAATCACCGCTCGGCATCCAGGCCCGTTTACGGCTGACTCATCGACATAGCCCATAATGTTGAGATATCCAGGGGGAATCTCGAGCAGTTCTTGATAAGCGTCAGGTTTGGTGTGCATAGTCTTTCACCTCAATGGATTAAAGCGGGATAACGAACTGGAACATCAAGCACAGCTTGAATGCGATCGCGAAACTGCTTCAGCACTTCTTCGCTCACGGGTTTAAGCGATCGCACTGGATAAGACTGAAGCAGTTCATGGTTGCCCCGCGCATCTAATTGATGTTCTAGCGGTTTAGGGCGCGTGGGCGTATTGAGTTGAATTTCTTGGGGGCATAGTTCTTGTAGGTGGGTAATGTAGTTGATTTGGTCTTGATCGCGCCAGGGAGAAAGCAGCATTGTTTGAATGGCAAGCTGTCCTCGGTAGCGTTGTCGAAATTGCTTCAAACCTGACCAAATTTTGTCGAGAGTCAAATTTTGAACGGGGCGGTTAATGCCTTGAAATTGTTGATCACAGACGGCATCAATTTTGACAGCGACGAAATCGGCGATCGCTAATTCCGCACGCACTGAGGAATCCCCCAGTAGGCTGCCATTGGTCAGCACTCCGACCGATTTACCAGTGAGAATCTGAGCCATCGTAATGATTTCGCCCAGATTTTGAGCTAGCGTCGGTTCCCCACTTCCGCTCAACGTGATGACATCAATATCCCAAGGCTGAAAGCCAAGAAGATCCTGCCGAATTCGCTCTGTCGGGACAAAGATTTTGCGAGTCGCGTTTTGCTGCTCGATTTCTCCCAGTTGACAGTAAACACAGTTAAATGAGCAAGTTGAAACTGAACCAATCGGATCGATGCCGAGCGATCGACCGAAACGCCAAGATTTTACAGGCCCATACACTGAAGCGAATTGCGTGGTTTGCATGGAATTTCTCCTTACTCGTCGATCGCGAATGAAATCTCTGCTTTCATCACGCCTTCTTCTGCATCCCGTCTGAGCTGAAATCCCAGTTTCTCACAGACGCGCTGCATCGCTCTGTTTTCGCAAAGAATCTCAGCACGAATGCGCTCAAGATGCTCATGCCGTCCGACCTTCAGCAAGCAGTTGAGCAACATGGTTCCAAGCCCTTGACGCTGATAGCGATCGTTGACCATCATTCCAAACTCTGCATCATTCGTCGCATGTAGTTTACTCAGCCTTGCAATTGCTAAAATCTCAGATGCTCCGGTTTGAGCATCTTTCCTTTCAGCGACTAGAGCAAGTTCGCGATCGTAGTCAATAAAACACAGTCGAGTCAGACGTTCGTGAGCAATCCGCTGTTTTAGCCCAATCATATGGAAGTAGCGAAAATATACGCTTTCCTCTGACAAAGTTTGATGGAATTGAATCAGCAAAGGCTCATCTTCAGGGCGAATCGGGCGAATCGTCACCTCTTTTTGATCAGATAGCTTGTACTTCCAAGTAAACTGACTAGGATAAGGACGAACTGCTAATTTCGGGAGTTCAGCTTCAGTCACATCCGGATCATGTAGAACAATCCTTGCATCCAAAGCCAAGAGCTTATCAGCCGAAGCAAGCAAAGGATTAATTTCAATCTCTTTAATCCATCGCTGCTCAACGACTAACTGACTAAACCGAACTAAGAGTTGCTCTAGGGCGGCGAGATCGACCGCTTTGCGTCCTCGTACTCCCTGCAATGCTCGATAAATATGCGTTTGCTCCATCATTCGCCGGGCGAGCGTTGTATTCAAGGGGGGAAGTGCGATCGCGCGATCGCGATACACTTCAACGAGTTGCCCTCCAGAGCCGAATAGCATCACAGACCCAAATTGGGGATCAAGGCTGCTGCCAATGATTAATTCGTACCCCTCTCTTTGAATCATCGGTTGTACGGTGACTCCGAGAAAGGCTTGTGCGTCCTGGGTGCGTTGTAAAACAGTCGCCGCGATCGCTTGATAAGCCTCACGAACGGCCTCTGCATTCAGCAAGTTTAATTGCACACCACCGACATCGGTTTTGTGGGTAATCGTTTCTGAATACAGTTTAAGCACAACTGGATAGCCTAGCTTTTCAGCCACTTGAACTGCTGCTTCCGCACTCCGAGCCACCTGGGTTTCAACAGTTGGAATGCCGTAAGCCGCGAGAAATTGCTTGGATTCAAACTCTGTGAGTAGGGTTCTTCGTGCGGTTCTCGCGTTTTGAATGATCTGTTCAATTTCGAGCCGATTTACTGTCTCAGCTTCGGCTAAAGTTGGCGTTTCGTAGATGCCGCGCAGATTGTAGCTATATCGCCACATATAGTTAAACAATCGCGCCGCAGTATCCGGGTAAGCAAATGTTGGAATCTTGGCTTGATTGAGCAACTCTGCTCCGGCTGCAATTTCTGAATTTCCCATCCAACTGGTAAGAATGGGTTTACCCAGTTGAGAGTAGGACTGCAATTGCTGAGCCGTTCGAGTTGGGTCAGTCATTGCTTGCGGCGTGAGAATGACAAGCAATCCATCACTATTGGGATCTTGAGCAGCAATCTCTAATGCTTTGGCATAACGTTCAGGTTCCGCATCTCCAAGAATATCGATGGGATTGTGATGACTCCAATGTGCAGGAAGATGCTGATTGAGTGCCTCAATCGTTTCGGGTGATAGCTCAGCTAAAGTTCCACCATTTGTCACTAAAGCATCGGTTGCAAGCACACCGGGGCCACCTGCATTTGTGATAATCGTCAGTCGTGAACCTTTCGGACGAGGCTGTTTTGCTAGGACTTCTGCCATATCAAACAAGTCAGAAATGCTATCGACTCTCAGAACACCACAGCGCCGCAGTGCAGCATTAAACACATCATCGCTACCCGCCATTGCTCCGGTATGAGACGTGGCAGCTTTAGCCGCTGCTTCAGTTCGTCCGGCTTTAATCACAATAATCGGTTTAGTCAGTGCAACTTCTCGCGCGGCAGAAAGAAACGATCGTGGATCGCCGATCGATTCCATATAGATCACGATGCTCTCAGTGTGGGGATCATCACCGAGATAGTAAATCAAATCGCCCCAATCGACATCGAGCATTGAGCCGATCGAGATAAATGAGCTAAAGCCCACATTTTCATGAAAGCTCCAATCCAAAATCGCACTACACAAAGCACCACTCTGGCTGATAAAGCCGACTTTTCCAGGTTTCGCGATCGAATTTGCAAAGGTTGCATTCAACCCCAAATGAGGATTCATGACACCGAGACAGTTTGGACCAATCAATCTCAACTGACCTCGTTTCAGATGGGCGCGAATTTGTTGTTCTAGCTCGACACCCGCTGAGCCAACTTCACGAAAGCCAGCCGAAAGAATAATCACACCCTTGACATTCGCATCCACACATTCGCCGACAAGATCAGGAACCGTCGGCGCAGGCGTGGCAATAATCGCGAGATCAACTGCTTCGGGAACGTCCGCGATCGTAGGATACGCTTTGATTCCCAAAACGCTCGGTCGTTGCGGATTTACTGGAAAAATTGTGCCTCCAAATGGATGGCTCATCAAGTTCCAGAGTACCGTTCTTCCTACACTGCCATCTCGCTCAGTTGCACCAATGACGGCAATCGTTTTCGGTGAGAAGATTGCATCCAGCGGATGATATCCAGAGCGCCAAATGTCATGAACGCGATCGCTCTGACAATTTGCGAAAGAAACAATAGTCATGCAATCCCCCTTACGGTGCTACTAGAGCTTGGTTTTCAGCCTGTCCTAGCGTAGTTGCATTGCCTTCATAGGCTTGAATGTACAAAGCTTTGAGGTCTTCAATCAGTGGATAGCGCGGGTTTGCACCTGTACATTGATCATCAAACGCTTGCTCTGCCATCCATTCCACTTGTGCATAGAAAGCTCGATCGTCTTCGGACAGCGCTGCTTTAATCGTTTTTGGAATGTCAAGCTGCTCTTTGAGATCTTCGATCGCGGCAATCAATTTCTCAATCTTTTCTTCATCCGTTGCGCCCGTAATGCCCACATACTCAGCAATCACCGCATAGCGCCATTTCACATTCGGATATTTGTACTGTGGAAAAATTGCTTGCTTGAACGGAACATCGGTCGCATTGTACCGAATCACATGGGAGATGAGTAAAGCATTCGCAAGCCCATGCGGGACATGGAAAGTCGAACCGAGTTTATGTGCCATTGAATGACAAATGCCTAAGAATGCATTCGCAAATGCCATCCCTGCCATCGTTGACGCATAATGCACTTTCTCGCGAGCTTTGGGATTGTTTGCACCTTCTTTGTAGGCAGCAGGTAAATACTTCAGCAGTAAGCGAATTGCTTCTAAAGCTAGCCCATTCGTGAACTCGGATGCAAAGACTGACACATAAGCTTCGAGGGCATGGGTCAAGGCATCGATACCGCCGTACGCAGTCAGGCGTTTTGGCATCTGCATCACGAGATCAGGATCGACGATCGCCATATTCGGCGTGAGCGCATAATCGGCAAGCGGATATTTAATCCCAGTGTGCTGGTCTGTAACAACAGCAAACGGTGTGACTTCCGAACCCGTTCCTGACGTGGTTGGAATGCAAACCATGCTCGCTTTTTGCCCTAAAGGTTGGACTTCATAGACACGCTTGCGAATATCCATGAAGCGAGTTGCTAAGCCTTCAAACTCGGTATCCGGTTGCTCATACATCAGCCACATGACTTTTGCAGCATCCATCGGCGAACCTCCACCAATGGCAATAATCACATCGGGCTGAAAGAGGTTGATTTGAGCTAAACCTTTCTCGATCGTTTCTAAAGATGGATCAGGTTCGACATCATAGAAAGTTTGATGCGTAATGCCAATTCCTTCTAGAACCTGCGTCACTTTTTCCGAAACGCCCAGTTCAAATAGCGGCTTATCCGTAATCACAAAAGCTCGATGTTTTCCAGTTAGTTCCTTGAGAGCTACAGGTAAGCACCCATCCCGGAAGTAAACTTTCGGGGGAACGCGGAACCACAGCATATTTTCACGCCGCTGCGATACGGTTTTAATGTTCAGCAAGTGATGAGCCGCAACGTTTTCAGACACAGTATTGCCGCCCCAACTGCCGCATCCCAATGTCAGCGATGGATCAAGCCGGAAATTGTATAAATCTCCGATCGCACCTTGAGACGCAGGAGTATTGATCAACACCCGCGAGGTTCGCAACACATTCTCAAAGTGTCGAATATGCTCGGTGTTTGCGGGCTGAGTATAGAGAACTGAAGTATGTCCTAATCCGCCAAACTCGACAATCTTCTCGGCTTTCAGCACCGCATCTTCAAAATCACTGGCTCGATACACTGCCAGAATCGGCGAAAGTTTTTCATAAGACAGCGGTTCTTGAGTGCCGATTTCTTCCACTTCTGCCATGAGCACTTTCGGAATGCCTGCTTCAAATTGCAGATCTGCTAGTTCAGCAAGC is part of the Leptolyngbya boryana PCC 6306 genome and harbors:
- a CDS encoding 4Fe-4S single cluster domain-containing protein, producing MHTKPDAYQELLEIPPGYLNIMGYVDESAVNGPGCRAVIWVQGCLRECPGCFNPASWSFEANQLVTIESLVEKILSNDRNQGVTFSGGEPFWQAPALASLARQVKAAGLNVMSFTGFTLEQLRSEFAPAGAQDLLAELDLMIDGAYVESLAIHSPDSLVSSSNQRVHVFNPELHDRLTWASDQIEIHVLKNGDRIITGFQGQMSLTE
- a CDS encoding radical SAM protein; this translates as MQTTQFASVYGPVKSWRFGRSLGIDPIGSVSTCSFNCVYCQLGEIEQQNATRKIFVPTERIRQDLLGFQPWDIDVITLSGSGEPTLAQNLGEIITMAQILTGKSVGVLTNGSLLGDSSVRAELAIADFVAVKIDAVCDQQFQGINRPVQNLTLDKIWSGLKQFRQRYRGQLAIQTMLLSPWRDQDQINYITHLQELCPQEIQLNTPTRPKPLEHQLDARGNHELLQSYPVRSLKPVSEEVLKQFRDRIQAVLDVPVRYPALIH
- a CDS encoding bifunctional acetate--CoA ligase family protein/GNAT family N-acetyltransferase, coding for MTIVSFANCQSDRVHDIWRSGYHPLDAIFSPKTIAVIGATERDGSVGRTVLWNLMSHPFGGTIFPVNPQRPSVLGIKAYPTIADVPEAVDLAIIATPAPTVPDLVGECVDANVKGVIILSAGFREVGSAGVELEQQIRAHLKRGQLRLIGPNCLGVMNPHLGLNATFANSIAKPGKVGFISQSGALCSAILDWSFHENVGFSSFISIGSMLDVDWGDLIYYLGDDPHTESIVIYMESIGDPRSFLSAAREVALTKPIIVIKAGRTEAAAKAATSHTGAMAGSDDVFNAALRRCGVLRVDSISDLFDMAEVLAKQPRPKGSRLTIITNAGGPGVLATDALVTNGGTLAELSPETIEALNQHLPAHWSHHNPIDILGDAEPERYAKALEIAAQDPNSDGLLVILTPQAMTDPTRTAQQLQSYSQLGKPILTSWMGNSEIAAGAELLNQAKIPTFAYPDTAARLFNYMWRYSYNLRGIYETPTLAEAETVNRLEIEQIIQNARTARRTLLTEFESKQFLAAYGIPTVETQVARSAEAAVQVAEKLGYPVVLKLYSETITHKTDVGGVQLNLLNAEAVREAYQAIAATVLQRTQDAQAFLGVTVQPMIQREGYELIIGSSLDPQFGSVMLFGSGGQLVEVYRDRAIALPPLNTTLARRMMEQTHIYRALQGVRGRKAVDLAALEQLLVRFSQLVVEQRWIKEIEINPLLASADKLLALDARIVLHDPDVTEAELPKLAVRPYPSQFTWKYKLSDQKEVTIRPIRPEDEPLLIQFHQTLSEESVYFRYFHMIGLKQRIAHERLTRLCFIDYDRELALVAERKDAQTGASEILAIARLSKLHATNDAEFGMMVNDRYQRQGLGTMLLNCLLKVGRHEHLERIRAEILCENRAMQRVCEKLGFQLRRDAEEGVMKAEISFAIDE
- the adhE gene encoding bifunctional acetaldehyde-CoA/alcohol dehydrogenase, giving the protein MNIVAEKPQDLETLIQQVKAAQAVYATYTQEQVDLIFKKAAQAANEARIPLAKRAVAETGMGIVEDKVIKNHFASEFIYNKYKHEQTCGILEDDPAFGYQRIAEPIGILAGIVPVTNPTSTTIFKALLALKTRNAIIFSPHPRAKQCTAAAAKIVLDAAIAAGAPEGLIGWIEEPTIERSQALMQHPDIKLIIATGGPGMVKAAYSSGHPSLGVGAGNTPAIIDETANIKMAVSSILLSKTFDNGMICASEQSVVIVDAVYEAVKQEFIDRGAYFLDAAERDRLRDCVLENGHLNPKIVGQSVARLAELADLQFEAGIPKVLMAEVEEIGTQEPLSYEKLSPILAVYRASDFEDAVLKAEKIVEFGGLGHTSVLYTQPANTEHIRHFENVLRTSRVLINTPASQGAIGDLYNFRLDPSLTLGCGSWGGNTVSENVAAHHLLNIKTVSQRRENMLWFRVPPKVYFRDGCLPVALKELTGKHRAFVITDKPLFELGVSEKVTQVLEGIGITHQTFYDVEPDPSLETIEKGLAQINLFQPDVIIAIGGGSPMDAAKVMWLMYEQPDTEFEGLATRFMDIRKRVYEVQPLGQKASMVCIPTTSGTGSEVTPFAVVTDQHTGIKYPLADYALTPNMAIVDPDLVMQMPKRLTAYGGIDALTHALEAYVSVFASEFTNGLALEAIRLLLKYLPAAYKEGANNPKAREKVHYASTMAGMAFANAFLGICHSMAHKLGSTFHVPHGLANALLISHVIRYNATDVPFKQAIFPQYKYPNVKWRYAVIAEYVGITGATDEEKIEKLIAAIEDLKEQLDIPKTIKAALSEDDRAFYAQVEWMAEQAFDDQCTGANPRYPLIEDLKALYIQAYEGNATTLGQAENQALVAP